In Sphingobacterium sp. PCS056, the following proteins share a genomic window:
- a CDS encoding dipeptide epimerase has product MGIHADWITKDFGAFKLRFKPYTLEMRYVFTVASFSRTTTPVVLTQLEYDGIIGYGEASMPPYLGESQESVINFLNNIDLRGFNSPFQTEELLAYVDQISAKNTAAKAAVDIALHDLIGKILGKPFYKIWGLNPALIPATSYTIGIDTEEVVRKKVMEADQFKILKVKLGLETDKMIIDTIRQCTDRPLCADVNQGWKNKEQALEMSHWLAERGVVFLEQPMPKDQIDDNAWLTEHSPIPTIADEACQRLIDVPALQGVYSGINIKLMKCTGMREAKRMAELAQALKMKVMIGCMTETSCAISAAAQLAPLVDWADLDGALLIGNDIYDGMKVIDGQCILPDRPGIGVIAQ; this is encoded by the coding sequence ATGGGTATACATGCAGATTGGATCACTAAAGATTTTGGAGCGTTCAAACTCCGATTTAAACCCTATACTTTAGAAATGCGCTACGTATTTACGGTTGCATCTTTCAGTAGGACGACAACTCCGGTTGTACTGACTCAACTGGAGTATGACGGCATCATTGGATACGGTGAGGCGAGTATGCCTCCTTATCTAGGCGAATCTCAAGAAAGTGTCATCAATTTTCTCAACAACATCGATTTAAGGGGATTTAACTCGCCCTTTCAAACGGAAGAACTATTGGCATACGTTGATCAAATCAGTGCTAAAAATACGGCGGCAAAAGCAGCTGTGGATATAGCGCTGCACGATTTGATCGGAAAGATACTGGGAAAACCTTTTTACAAGATATGGGGATTAAATCCAGCGTTAATACCTGCGACTTCTTATACGATCGGTATCGATACGGAAGAGGTAGTTCGCAAAAAGGTCATGGAGGCAGATCAGTTTAAAATTCTTAAAGTAAAGCTGGGGCTTGAAACCGATAAAATGATCATCGATACCATCCGTCAATGTACGGATCGTCCGCTATGTGCTGATGTGAATCAGGGCTGGAAGAACAAAGAACAAGCGCTCGAAATGTCACATTGGTTAGCTGAACGCGGAGTTGTATTTTTGGAACAACCGATGCCAAAAGATCAAATCGATGATAATGCCTGGCTTACGGAACATAGTCCTATACCAACTATTGCAGATGAAGCATGCCAGAGGTTGATCGATGTTCCGGCATTGCAGGGGGTATACTCGGGAATCAATATCAAGTTGATGAAATGTACGGGCATGCGAGAAGCGAAGCGTATGGCAGAATTGGCACAGGCATTAAAAATGAAGGTGATGATCGGCTGTATGACGGAGACATCTTGTGCGATTTCTGCAGCAGCTCAATTGGCGCCTTTGGTGGATTGGGCGGATCTGGACGGTGCACTTCTCATTGGCAATGATATTTATGATGGGATGAAAGTCATTGATGGGCAATGTATATTGCCAGATCGTCCGGGAATAGGTGTAATCGCTCAGTAA
- a CDS encoding DNA gyrase/topoisomerase IV subunit A, translating to MSEETNYPADDNQEEVNNGQTNNSKTIPLSGLYENWFLDYASYVILDRAVPHINDGFKPVQRRILHSLKEMDDGRYNKAANVIGNTMKYHPHGDASIGDAMVQIGQKNLLIDCQGNWGDPITGDASAAPRYIEGRLSKFALDVVFNPETTNWQLSYDGRNKEPVTLPVKFPLLLAQGAEGIAVGLATKIMPHNFLELIDGSIQVLNGERPHILPDFPTGGMADCSAYNEGQRGGKIRVRAKIEERDKKTLAITEIPFGTTTGGLIDSVVAANDKGKIKIKKIEDNTAEFVEIIVHLAPGISPDVTIDALFAFTACEVSISPNTCVIKEDKPHFLSVNDILIENTKNTKNLLKQELEIKLHDLLEKIFFSSLLKIFIQEGMYKHPEYENAGDFDTVVLVLNRLFEPFFGQFYRPIVPEDYKRLIDKPMSSITRFDVKKADDQMASLEEEIKNVKRHLKHLTDYAIAWYERLRDKYGKGRERKTELRAFDRVEATQVALANAKLYVNREEGFIGSSMKKDEFVCDCSDIDDIIVFRADGKYVVTKIQDKVFVGKDIIHVAVFKKGDERTIYNAIYKEGDTGTSFIKRFAVVGITRDKEYDISKGSKGSKVTYFTANPNGEAEIVNIQLKPHTKLRKLNFDMNFAEIAIKGRASQGNIVSKYPVKKITFKSAGVSTLAGRKIWFDKITKRLNADERGLYLGEFDGDDKILIVMSDGTYELSNFDLSNYFDDKMIRIEKYFPEHVYTAIHQDGKSGTYYVKRFKFDDIPVGKSMLFINDEPGSKLILLTNNTDPIVHLDILKGKSQTEEALDQPLNEIIDVKGIKAQGNRLSFHTVKSVTLMTEEIDLTVNTKDVSDSNTEGTESSEETHKAEADTQPDDIKLEITNPDDIQTDNGGQIELF from the coding sequence ATGAGTGAAGAAACAAACTATCCTGCAGACGATAATCAAGAAGAAGTAAATAACGGACAGACAAATAATAGTAAAACAATTCCACTTTCGGGATTGTATGAAAACTGGTTTTTGGACTATGCATCTTATGTTATTTTAGATCGCGCAGTACCTCATATCAATGATGGTTTTAAACCTGTACAGCGTCGGATCCTACATTCACTAAAAGAGATGGATGATGGTCGATACAATAAAGCGGCCAATGTAATCGGTAATACGATGAAATATCACCCGCATGGTGATGCTTCAATTGGTGATGCCATGGTACAGATCGGTCAAAAAAATCTGTTAATTGACTGTCAAGGGAACTGGGGTGATCCGATTACTGGCGATGCTTCTGCTGCACCTCGTTATATTGAAGGACGTTTATCCAAATTTGCTCTGGATGTTGTTTTCAATCCGGAAACGACAAACTGGCAACTGAGTTATGATGGCCGTAACAAAGAACCTGTTACTTTACCAGTAAAATTCCCTTTGCTGCTTGCTCAAGGTGCTGAAGGTATCGCTGTAGGTCTTGCTACGAAAATAATGCCGCATAACTTCTTGGAACTGATCGATGGATCGATTCAAGTATTGAATGGAGAAAGACCTCATATCCTACCTGATTTTCCTACAGGCGGAATGGCGGACTGCTCGGCATACAATGAAGGTCAGCGTGGTGGAAAAATACGCGTACGTGCAAAAATAGAGGAGCGCGATAAAAAGACATTGGCGATCACTGAAATTCCTTTTGGAACAACGACGGGAGGATTGATCGATAGTGTAGTCGCGGCCAACGATAAAGGGAAAATCAAGATAAAAAAAATCGAAGATAATACCGCAGAATTTGTTGAAATTATTGTGCATCTGGCTCCAGGAATATCTCCTGATGTTACGATTGATGCGCTATTTGCTTTTACGGCTTGTGAAGTATCCATTTCGCCCAATACTTGTGTAATCAAAGAAGATAAACCACACTTTTTGAGTGTGAATGATATCTTAATTGAAAACACGAAAAATACCAAGAACTTACTAAAACAAGAACTGGAAATCAAATTACATGATCTCCTAGAAAAAATATTCTTCAGCAGCTTACTCAAGATCTTCATTCAGGAAGGTATGTACAAGCATCCTGAATATGAAAATGCTGGTGATTTTGATACCGTGGTACTGGTTTTAAACCGTCTTTTTGAACCATTTTTTGGCCAATTCTACCGACCGATAGTTCCGGAAGATTATAAACGTCTGATCGATAAACCGATGAGTAGTATTACGCGTTTTGATGTAAAGAAAGCGGATGATCAAATGGCTTCTTTGGAAGAAGAGATCAAAAATGTGAAACGTCATCTTAAACACCTGACCGATTATGCTATCGCCTGGTACGAAAGATTGCGTGACAAATATGGCAAAGGTCGTGAACGTAAAACAGAATTAAGAGCTTTTGATCGCGTTGAAGCAACACAAGTAGCCTTGGCCAATGCGAAACTTTATGTCAACCGGGAAGAAGGATTCATTGGTTCAAGCATGAAGAAAGATGAGTTTGTTTGTGATTGTTCGGATATTGATGATATCATTGTATTCCGCGCTGACGGTAAATATGTCGTAACGAAAATTCAAGATAAGGTATTTGTCGGAAAAGATATCATCCATGTTGCTGTCTTTAAAAAAGGAGATGAAAGAACGATCTATAATGCCATCTATAAAGAAGGAGATACGGGTACGAGCTTTATCAAACGTTTTGCCGTAGTGGGTATCACTCGTGATAAGGAATATGATATCAGTAAGGGTTCAAAAGGTTCAAAAGTAACATACTTTACGGCTAACCCGAATGGAGAAGCGGAGATCGTCAATATTCAGCTCAAACCGCATACGAAATTAAGAAAACTTAATTTTGACATGAACTTTGCCGAAATTGCGATTAAAGGGCGCGCTTCTCAAGGAAATATTGTATCTAAATATCCGGTTAAAAAGATCACGTTCAAAAGTGCTGGTGTATCGACTTTAGCTGGTCGTAAGATCTGGTTTGATAAAATAACGAAACGCTTAAATGCGGATGAAAGAGGACTGTATCTAGGCGAATTTGATGGTGACGATAAGATCTTGATCGTCATGTCGGATGGTACTTACGAACTGTCGAACTTTGATCTGAGCAATTATTTCGATGATAAGATGATCCGCATCGAAAAGTATTTTCCTGAGCATGTGTACACAGCTATTCATCAAGATGGTAAATCGGGTACTTATTATGTAAAACGATTCAAATTTGATGATATTCCTGTCGGTAAAAGCATGCTCTTCATCAATGATGAACCTGGATCTAAACTTATTTTGTTGACGAATAATACCGATCCAATTGTTCACTTGGATATTTTAAAGGGCAAGTCCCAAACCGAAGAGGCTTTGGACCAACCGCTGAACGAAATCATCGATGTGAAAGGTATAAAAGCACAAGGAAATCGTCTCTCTTTTCACACGGTTAAAAGTGTGACTTTGATGACGGAAGAAATTGATTTAACGGTCAACACAAAAGATGTGAGTGATTCGAATACTGAAGGTACCGAATCAAGTGAAGAAACACATAAAGCAGAAGCCGATACTCAACCGGATGATATTAAACTGGAGATCACAAATCCTGATGATATCCAAACGGATAATGGTGGGCAGATTGAATTGTTTTAA
- the msrA gene encoding peptide-methionine (S)-S-oxide reductase MsrA, with protein MKATFGGGCFWCTEVIFQNTEGVKSVLPGYMGGLNDNPTYEQVCTGTTEHVEVVQIEYDEDLVNYEELLKIFFKTHNPTTLNRQGNDVGTQYRSVVFFHDEEQEILAKNFIDELDSEDIFEDPIVTTVEPAVTFWVAEDYHHNYFNTHPENPFCSVVIASKLQKFVKEFKS; from the coding sequence ATGAAAGCAACATTTGGAGGCGGCTGTTTTTGGTGTACAGAAGTTATTTTTCAAAATACAGAAGGTGTAAAATCCGTTTTGCCTGGCTATATGGGAGGATTAAACGATAATCCAACTTACGAACAAGTTTGTACAGGTACGACAGAGCATGTTGAAGTTGTACAGATCGAATACGATGAAGATCTTGTCAACTATGAAGAGCTGTTGAAGATATTCTTTAAAACACATAATCCAACAACATTAAACCGTCAGGGAAATGATGTGGGTACGCAATATCGCTCGGTTGTGTTTTTTCATGATGAAGAACAAGAGATTTTAGCTAAGAACTTTATCGATGAGTTGGATAGCGAAGATATTTTCGAAGACCCGATCGTTACGACGGTCGAGCCAGCAGTTACTTTTTGGGTAGCAGAAGACTATCATCACAATTACTTCAATACGCATCCTGAAAATCCTTTCTGTTCAGTAGTCATTGCATCAAAACTTCAAAAATTCGTAAAAGAATTTAAGTCATAA
- a CDS encoding C40 family peptidase, with amino-acid sequence MTNKLKYAILTCAGFLTINHAFSQQIDSTIYHQVKELQENVRKAYAPDKRTKIFAFTQTDVAKNNYQIETTEQAAKTAFEQQIRNIPANVAITVLPEQNLGNKLIGVVNLSVGNMRTKPDNAAEMASQVLMGTQVDLLQKDRGEYRIRTPEGYIAWLPASAVTAMTKEEAQQWNNQPKIIYTAEFGKSFSEPNTQSQRVSDLVYGDILVLTGEKNNYFEVAYPDKRKAYIKKEEALSLKKWIDTRNPTAENLISSAKSMLGLPYLWGGTSVKGVDCSGFTKTAYFMNGFVIPRDASQQVLAGESVDILDAEGHFDPEKALKNLKPADLLFFAAGKNNNPNARVTHVALYIGNGTFIHAAGSVRINSMLKDAANYDDFQTRTVVAAKRYLGSDDPQIQKVQNNSYYSIK; translated from the coding sequence ATGACAAACAAACTTAAATATGCTATTCTTACCTGTGCTGGCTTTTTAACCATTAATCATGCCTTTTCACAACAGATAGATTCAACCATCTATCATCAGGTCAAAGAACTGCAAGAAAACGTACGTAAGGCTTATGCTCCTGATAAGCGGACTAAGATATTTGCCTTTACCCAAACAGATGTTGCCAAAAATAATTATCAAATAGAAACGACAGAACAGGCTGCTAAAACAGCTTTCGAGCAACAGATTAGAAATATCCCTGCTAATGTCGCGATAACCGTATTACCAGAACAAAATCTGGGTAATAAACTGATCGGGGTAGTCAATTTATCTGTAGGCAACATGCGAACCAAACCTGATAATGCCGCTGAAATGGCAAGCCAGGTTCTGATGGGCACTCAGGTTGACCTCTTACAAAAAGATCGTGGTGAATATCGGATACGTACTCCTGAAGGATATATTGCCTGGTTACCGGCTTCTGCTGTAACAGCGATGACAAAAGAGGAAGCACAGCAATGGAACAATCAACCTAAAATAATCTATACAGCGGAATTTGGAAAATCATTCTCCGAACCGAATACGCAAAGTCAACGGGTATCGGATCTGGTTTATGGAGACATTTTAGTGCTGACGGGAGAAAAAAACAATTATTTTGAAGTCGCTTATCCGGATAAAAGGAAAGCTTATATTAAGAAAGAGGAAGCGCTATCATTAAAAAAATGGATCGATACGCGTAATCCAACAGCTGAAAACTTAATTTCAAGTGCAAAATCGATGTTGGGACTTCCTTATCTTTGGGGCGGTACATCTGTTAAAGGTGTTGATTGCAGCGGTTTCACAAAAACAGCCTATTTTATGAATGGCTTTGTGATCCCACGTGATGCTTCTCAGCAGGTACTAGCAGGTGAATCTGTTGATATCTTAGATGCTGAAGGACACTTTGATCCTGAAAAGGCACTTAAAAATCTAAAACCTGCTGACCTCCTATTTTTTGCGGCTGGTAAAAACAATAATCCAAATGCACGTGTTACGCATGTCGCACTTTATATTGGCAATGGTACATTTATTCATGCTGCAGGTTCTGTACGGATCAACAGCATGTTGAAGGATGCCGCAAATTATGATGATTTCCAGACACGTACAGTTGTTGCAGCAAAAAGATATTTAGGTTCTGATGACCCACAAATACAAAAAGTACAAAATAACAGCTATTATAGTATCAAATAA
- a CDS encoding isoaspartyl peptidase/L-asparaginase family protein, protein MSSRRQFIRQGIIGAAAVSSVETLSSFSISNKRAGIKPIVISTWDFGIAANQAAWEVLKSGGKAIDAVEQGVRVPEADLKNMTVGKGGYPDRDGMVTLDACIMDSEGNCGSVAALEHIAHPISLARLVMDKTPHVMLAGDGALQFALENGFEKENLLTPEGEKAWKEWLKEKKYKPVMNIENKSFAVERLPGNQYNHDTIGMLALDAAGNLSGACTTSGMAFKMHGRVGDSPIIGAGLYVDNEVGGATSTGVGEEVIRTVGSFLVVELMRQGYSPEEACKEAVKRIVKKKPNIAKDIQVGFLALNKKGEYGSYALQKGFSYAVCHKEKQDLLIPGSYYYKA, encoded by the coding sequence ATGAGTTCAAGACGCCAATTTATTAGACAAGGTATTATTGGAGCAGCTGCTGTTAGTTCTGTAGAAACATTATCAAGTTTTTCCATTTCAAATAAGCGAGCGGGAATAAAACCAATTGTTATTTCCACATGGGATTTTGGTATTGCAGCAAATCAAGCAGCATGGGAAGTGCTAAAGAGTGGTGGGAAAGCTATAGATGCGGTCGAACAAGGTGTTCGTGTGCCCGAAGCTGATTTAAAAAATATGACCGTAGGTAAAGGCGGCTATCCCGATCGTGACGGTATGGTCACCTTAGATGCCTGCATCATGGATTCCGAAGGTAATTGTGGATCAGTAGCTGCTTTAGAGCATATTGCACATCCCATATCACTAGCACGTTTAGTGATGGATAAAACTCCCCATGTCATGCTCGCAGGTGATGGTGCATTGCAATTTGCACTGGAAAATGGTTTTGAAAAAGAAAATCTGCTTACACCCGAAGGAGAGAAAGCATGGAAAGAGTGGTTAAAAGAAAAAAAATATAAACCGGTCATGAATATTGAAAACAAGTCATTCGCCGTAGAGCGTCTGCCCGGTAATCAATATAATCACGATACCATCGGTATGTTGGCACTAGATGCTGCCGGCAATTTATCCGGAGCATGTACGACAAGCGGTATGGCATTTAAGATGCACGGTCGAGTTGGAGATAGCCCGATTATAGGAGCAGGACTGTATGTGGACAATGAAGTAGGGGGAGCTACCTCTACGGGTGTGGGTGAAGAGGTGATCCGTACAGTGGGCAGTTTTTTGGTTGTGGAATTAATGCGTCAGGGATATTCGCCTGAAGAAGCATGCAAAGAAGCGGTCAAACGGATTGTCAAAAAGAAACCCAATATTGCTAAGGATATTCAAGTAGGATTTTTAGCACTCAATAAGAAAGGGGAGTATGGATCCTATGCACTACAAAAAGGATTTTCATATGCTGTTTGCCACAAGGAAAAACAAGACTTGCTCATTCCGGGCTCTTATTATTACAAAGCATAG
- a CDS encoding SusC/RagA family TonB-linked outer membrane protein, which translates to MNKILLTSLCTVACGSLQVVHAQQIQVAGKISDANGSAVPDVTVSIKGSGTATSTNSNGLFTLNANPDATLIISAVGYQKQEIKLNGRKTLSISLQKEENALDEVMVVAYGTAKKSTYTGSAAVVKNDAIDKQPVTSFQNALTGRVPGLQVSTSSGQAGSTPAIRIRGIGSMNASNEPLYVIDGVPVVSGSTGQMNDYLVNSNNVMSTLNPSDIETITVLKDAAASSLYGSRAANGVIIITTKKGKNGAPKINLKSSLGISPSWATDNNETASVQDQIDMLYSVLYDSRIAGGLNETAANKWVLDRFKTRFGIHGYGFSTEGTSMYEKVNITGLTDGIENREGKYYDWNDALFRTGIFNTNDLSVSGGTDNTNYYTSLSYTQDKSRVILNDYNRISGRVNLNQKIGKYLEFGSNINIAKTKLVGMNDTRNTGSNYLLQTRNLLWPLYWPTDYKTGNEWTARYGSLAYNPLYYNKEWENSSKTSKISAVESLTLKLLPELTVKTIFSYDETESKDHIYYSAKHYNGSSTNGVVTEVTSNIQKLVSSTTANYNKTFGLHQVALLAGFEAEKNESSFVRATGKDLPSSALHTVSTAGQLDAGSYVWGNNMMSVLSRAEYNFDERYFASASFRRDGSSQLGPIPRWGNFWSVAGSWNIAKESFIAQIDDINAFRIRASYGVNGTLPSTNYGWRSLTSYTNKYMTQPGGALSNIADPNLSWERNYTTNLALEFGLFDNKIFGSVEYFNRDSKDLIQQVPISTITGFSSTLKNIGEINNRGLEFELGSDIIKKQDFRWTASINATFIDSKVTKLSDGKPIIWYDPTGKDDRARFIYQENQSTLAFYGLEWAGVNKENGKNVWYTNDGTEGDFLFEGRGASYNYTKAKQTIIGNANPKVYGGINTDVEYKGLSLGLNFAYKIGGKLYDATSKDVADDGYYWERIHAQYFVDESWSPSNMEGNFPMVSGRDLEDVNQISSRHLYDASYLRLKNISLSYKIPNDYLSKIGINNARIFFNGSNLLTFSKYKYMDPEVNQYGTRGWEIPTPKTYTFGLEFNF; encoded by the coding sequence ATGAACAAAATTTTACTCACCTCGTTATGTACGGTGGCTTGTGGATCTTTGCAAGTCGTACATGCACAACAAATCCAAGTTGCGGGAAAGATTTCGGATGCGAATGGCTCTGCCGTTCCTGATGTCACGGTCTCCATTAAAGGTAGCGGCACCGCAACATCGACAAACTCCAATGGATTGTTTACGCTCAATGCCAATCCGGATGCCACACTCATCATTAGCGCAGTAGGCTATCAAAAACAGGAAATCAAATTAAATGGCCGCAAAACATTGAGCATTTCTTTGCAGAAAGAGGAAAATGCTCTGGATGAAGTCATGGTGGTTGCTTATGGAACCGCCAAAAAGAGTACCTACACAGGTTCTGCTGCGGTGGTAAAAAATGATGCGATTGATAAACAGCCAGTCACTTCGTTTCAAAATGCATTAACAGGCCGTGTTCCAGGATTACAAGTCAGTACGAGTTCGGGGCAAGCGGGTTCTACTCCTGCTATCCGTATACGAGGTATCGGCTCCATGAATGCTTCGAATGAACCTTTGTATGTCATCGATGGTGTACCTGTGGTATCGGGATCTACGGGACAGATGAATGATTATCTGGTCAACTCAAATAACGTCATGAGTACCTTAAATCCTTCTGATATCGAGACTATAACAGTACTGAAAGATGCAGCAGCATCTTCTTTATATGGTTCGCGAGCAGCAAATGGGGTGATTATCATCACGACTAAAAAGGGGAAAAATGGGGCTCCTAAAATTAATTTAAAATCATCTTTAGGTATCAGTCCAAGTTGGGCAACTGATAATAACGAAACAGCCTCAGTACAAGATCAGATTGATATGCTGTACAGTGTGCTCTACGATTCTCGTATTGCGGGTGGACTGAACGAAACAGCTGCAAACAAATGGGTATTAGACCGTTTCAAAACTAGATTTGGGATACATGGGTATGGGTTTTCGACGGAAGGAACGTCAATGTACGAGAAAGTTAATATTACCGGTCTTACAGATGGTATAGAAAATAGGGAGGGTAAATATTACGATTGGAATGATGCCTTATTCAGAACGGGTATTTTCAACACCAATGATCTATCGGTAAGCGGTGGAACAGATAATACGAACTATTATACTTCTCTTTCTTATACACAGGATAAAAGTCGCGTCATCCTCAATGACTATAACCGTATCAGTGGACGCGTGAACCTCAATCAAAAAATTGGTAAATACTTAGAGTTTGGGTCGAATATCAATATAGCTAAGACAAAATTGGTCGGCATGAATGATACCCGAAATACGGGAAGTAATTATTTACTGCAAACGAGAAATCTATTATGGCCGCTGTACTGGCCTACAGACTATAAGACTGGCAATGAGTGGACCGCTCGTTATGGTAGTTTGGCTTATAATCCGCTTTATTACAATAAAGAGTGGGAGAACAGTTCTAAAACCAGCAAAATATCTGCTGTTGAATCGTTGACTTTAAAGTTGCTTCCTGAATTGACGGTTAAAACGATCTTTTCATATGATGAGACGGAGTCTAAAGATCATATCTACTACAGTGCAAAGCATTATAATGGTTCATCTACAAATGGTGTCGTCACTGAAGTCACTTCGAATATCCAAAAACTAGTTTCGTCGACTACGGCTAACTATAATAAAACTTTTGGACTTCATCAGGTTGCTTTACTAGCGGGATTTGAGGCTGAAAAAAATGAGAGCAGCTTCGTTCGTGCCACAGGAAAAGACTTACCTTCTTCGGCTTTACATACCGTATCTACCGCGGGGCAGTTGGATGCTGGATCTTATGTTTGGGGCAACAATATGATGTCCGTACTATCTCGTGCTGAATATAACTTTGATGAGCGTTACTTTGCTTCGGCATCTTTTCGTCGAGATGGTTCTTCTCAATTAGGTCCTATTCCGCGATGGGGAAACTTTTGGTCAGTAGCGGGCTCTTGGAATATAGCTAAAGAAAGTTTTATTGCTCAAATAGACGATATCAATGCTTTTAGAATAAGAGCTTCCTATGGTGTGAATGGTACTTTACCATCTACAAATTATGGTTGGAGATCATTGACCAGCTATACCAACAAATATATGACACAACCTGGAGGTGCTTTGAGTAATATTGCTGACCCTAACCTCAGCTGGGAAAGAAATTACACCACCAATCTAGCCTTAGAATTTGGGTTATTTGACAATAAAATCTTTGGCTCGGTTGAATATTTCAACCGAGATTCTAAAGACCTTATTCAGCAGGTGCCGATCTCAACCATAACTGGTTTTTCCAGTACATTGAAAAATATCGGAGAGATCAACAATAGAGGTCTAGAATTTGAATTAGGTTCTGATATCATCAAAAAACAGGATTTCAGATGGACTGCTAGTATAAACGCTACTTTTATTGACTCTAAAGTCACCAAATTAAGTGATGGTAAACCGATCATCTGGTACGATCCCACAGGTAAAGATGATCGTGCTCGTTTCATCTATCAAGAAAATCAATCGACATTGGCTTTTTATGGTTTAGAATGGGCAGGTGTCAATAAAGAAAATGGTAAAAATGTCTGGTATACAAATGATGGTACCGAGGGTGATTTCTTATTTGAAGGAAGAGGTGCCAGTTACAACTATACTAAGGCAAAGCAAACCATCATTGGCAATGCCAATCCAAAAGTCTACGGTGGTATTAATACAGATGTGGAATATAAGGGCTTATCACTGGGTTTAAACTTTGCCTACAAAATCGGTGGAAAACTATATGATGCGACCTCTAAAGATGTGGCTGATGATGGTTACTATTGGGAAAGAATTCATGCGCAATATTTTGTTGATGAGTCCTGGTCACCAAGTAATATGGAAGGCAATTTCCCTATGGTTTCTGGTCGAGATCTTGAAGATGTTAATCAGATCAGTAGCCGCCACCTCTACGATGCTTCATATTTGCGATTGAAAAATATTTCCTTGTCCTATAAAATTCCTAATGATTATTTGAGCAAAATAGGAATCAACAATGCACGTATTTTCTTTAATGGAAGTAATTTATTGACTTTCTCAAAATACAAATATATGGATCCGGAGGTTAATCAGTATGGTACCCGTGGTTGGGAAATCCCAACTCCTAAGACCTACACATTTGGATTAGAATTTAATTTTTAA